Proteins encoded together in one Porites lutea chromosome 2, jaPorLute2.1, whole genome shotgun sequence window:
- the LOC140926129 gene encoding nucleotidyltransferase MB21D2-like, with product MLRRKMPIYFPVSCGHRKLIFTGTSSKSLEEILLCVEQNIPTEEELRHLKEGAQCYLNDIKVQLEKAAGMQMKLIFSGSTVERYGIPRMLLCNSYCAGCGLGSLHTDIDVMICPMAVRACFSGQGDIHLAPLFIDGVRVIGYTKLFCLTSMNKTIWISPRLVINDVKDAVKSTPLRNFPKKPWHLLAPTIQVESKGPALKIRVDPVFELDVTFCFYCPEWPTNSDWPSRPRYWPSMADAQKIMSLGCHVVAKSAPRDKEKKSWRFSFSVAECELSKLVPETARKCFLALKTILRDHLQPVVPEIGSYHVKTIFLNTVEKLPVGFWADENIEICFLTLLTELHIALRMMKCPHHWFSSINLFSIKAEKLQLLAKKVQRILQDPSPFILDDGCCCVSSCCVRVPDEHFTSRDIQEIIADYEESPICARASDFGMM from the exons ATGTTACGACGGAAAATG CCTATCTATTTCCCAGTCTCTTGTGGTCACAGAAAGTTAATATTTACTGGAACAAGTTCCAAATCTCTTGAAGAAATACTTTTGTGCGTTGAACAAAATATCCCGACAGAAGAGGAACTTCGTCACTTGAAAGAAGGAGCTCAATGTTATCTGAATGATATCAAGGTTCAGCTGGAAAAAGCAGCAGGAATGCAAATGAAGCTTATCTTTTCAGGAAGTACGGTTGAGAGATACGGAATCCCACGGATGCTGTTATGTAATAGCTACTGTGCTGGTTGCGGTCTTGGTTCTCTTCACACTGATATTGACGTCATGATTTGCCCCATGGCAGTAAGAGCGTGTTTTTCAGGTCAAGGGGACATACATTTGGCACCCCTTTTTATCGATGGCGTCAGGGTTATTGGATACACTAAGCTATTTTGCCTTACTTCTATGAACAAAACGATTTGGATCAGCCCAAGGCTTGTCATAAATGACGTCAAAGATGCTGTGAAAAGCACTCCTCTTCGCAATTTTCCTAAGAAACCATGGCATCTTTTGGCGCCAACAATACAAGTCGAATCCAAGGGGCCAGCATTGAAGATTCGCGTGGATCCTGTTTTTGAGTTGGACGTCACATTTTGTTTCTACTGCCCTGAGTGGCCAACGAATAGTGACTGGCCTTCTCGACCACGCTACTGGCCTAGTATGGCTGATGCGCAGAAGATTATGTCACTTGGCTGTCATGTGGTAGCAAAGTCGGCACCAAGGGACAAGGAGAAGAAAAGCTGGAGATTCTCTTTCTCTGTGGCAGAATGTGAACTATCTAAGCTTGTACCAGAAACAGCTAGGAAATGTTTCTTGGCATTGAAAACCATCCTAAGGGACCATCTCCAGCCCGTAGTTCCTGAAATCGGTTCATACCACgttaaaactatttttcttaacaCTGTGGAAAAATTACCAGTTGGCTTCTGGGCAGACGAAAACATTGAAATATGCTTTCTAACATTATTGACAGAGCTTCACATTGCCCTTCGGATGATGAAATGCCCACATCATTGGTTTAGTTCCATCAATTTGTTTTCAATTAAGGCTGAGAAGTTGCAACTTCTTGCTAAGAAAGTGCAAAGAATTCTACAGGATCCATCTCCTTTTATCTTGGACGATGGCTGCTGCTGCGTTTCGTCATGTTGTGTACGTGTACCGGACGAGCACTTTACCTCCCGGGACATCCAAGAAATCATTGCCGATTACGAAGAGAGTCCCATTTGTGCGCGCGCCAGTGACTTTGGGATGATGTAA
- the LOC140926130 gene encoding uncharacterized protein yields the protein MSMACENCAYLRRVVEKLEVKLPLLIKQKSDVEKDCSELKAKIQKLEKGQFTSKNIREQEDVFKSFTGFHPLKFDILFQFSNPDENASNLKYYEPSKNGSDEPDECKFTEVSKPGESPKLDVIEQLFMFLVWLRCGFGQKHLAWLFGLGKSTISRYLITWSNYLYFCLGNIPIWPSKDQIVSSMPICFKDTYPSTRCIIDCTEIFVQVPSSLTTQSALYSHYTHYVTYKALVGISPSGAITFVSQLFPGSLSDKEIVSRCGILHPEL from the exons ATGTCAA TGGCCTGTGAAAATTGCGCTTATTTGAGAAGAGTCGTGGAAAAGTTGGAGGTTAAATTGCCACTTTTGATTAAACAAAAAAGTGACGTTGAAAAAGATTGCAGTGAGCTGAAAGCCAAAatacaaaaactggaaaaaggACAGTTTACATCCAAGAACATCAGAGAGCAAGAGGACGTTTTCAAGTCATTCACTGGTTTTCATCCACTTAAGTTTGacattctttttcaattttcaaatccTGATGAGAATGCTAGTAATTTGAAATACTATGAGCCTTCAAAGAATGGGTCAGATGAACCTGATGAATGTAAATTTACTGAAGTAAGTAAGCCTGGTGAGAGCCCTAAATTGGATGTGATTGAACAATTGTTTATGTTTTTGGTGTGGTTACGGTGTGGATTTGGACAGAAACATCTGGCGTGGTTATTTGGACTTGGCAAATCAACCATTTCACGGTACTTGATCACCTGGTCAAATTACTTGTACTTCTGTTTGGGAAATATTCCCATATGGCCTTCTAAAGATCAGATTGTTTCATCCATGCCAATATGTTTTAAGGACACTTATCCCTCAACAAGATGTATCATTGACTGTACagaaatctttgtacaagtgcCTTCTAGCCTAACTACACAGAGTGCCCTTTACTCACACTATACGCACTATGTAACATACAAAGCTTTAGTGGGCATCAGTCCTTCTGGAGCTATAACTTTTGTGAGTCAACTGTTTCCTGGATCGCTGTCAGATAAGGAAATAGTTTCCAGGTGTGGTATACTACACCCAGAACTTTAG
- the LOC140926131 gene encoding uncharacterized protein, which produces MPESFKSKYKSTRVIIDCTEIRCQMPSSLQLNGELFTSYKNHTTLKGLVGISPGGAITFISQLYTGSISDREIVRRSGFLELPFDDKDSIMADKGFTIQDLLPLGVTLNLPPFLGASAKMAAEDVVATQEIASLRIHVERAINKIKNFHIWDRVVPLHQMGIVNQMWAVCAFCCNAQPIFISI; this is translated from the coding sequence ATGCCTGAAAGTTTTAAAAGCAAGTACAAGTCGACAAGAGTCATAATTGACTGTACTGAGATCAGATGCCAAATGCCAAGTAGCTTACAACTGAATGGAGAACTTTTCACTTCCTATAAGAATCACACAACATTGAAGGGCTTGGTTGGTATATCTCCTGGGGGAGCAATCACATTTATTAGCCAACTTTACACTGGTTCAATCTCGGATCGAGAAATTGTACGAAGGAGTGGTTTTTTAGAGCTTCCATTTGACGATAAAGACTCAATTATGGCAGATAAAGGATTCACAATTCAGGATTTGTTGCCTTTGGGAGTTACTTTAAACTTGCCACCTTTTCTTGGAGCATCTGCAAAGATGGCTGCAGAGGATGTGGTAGCCACCCAGGAAATCGCTAGTTTAAGAATTCATGTTGAGCGTGCCataaacaagataaaaaacttTCACATCTGGGATAGAGTTGTTCCATTACATCAGATGGGAATTGTAAACCAGATGTGGGCAGTATGTGCATTCTGTTGCAATGCACAGCCCATCTTCATATCCATATGA
- the LOC140926951 gene encoding probable serine/threonine-protein kinase DDB_G0267514 has product MESVSNKKRKRSLEQKLNSERNDYYKKLRKEQKKKRKKRRNGSQKQPEAPAIKRNTERQKETQLPEAARNEPKKVELAERSKTVTATNEARKDELAERPETASKEVKKNEAVNYWPRQLIVRKDESSRGKLILSAALKVNTETNKTRTETTKKRRLAQAPRSEKKFLSDTDVTELTNVKRVAGAKPLGSGTFGTCYPGTFRQYRVVIKEYKARTHMNGEHDSLERLRRAARHEARVIKQLGDHPGIPWLFGVCTAKMPVSIVMKFHNDGEESVTIYKAAKDKKVAEAKKWNGIFLETSEALEHIHNCGYAHNDLKSNNVVLEKREDQQLHPVIIDFGNSVLLKKAKSPVAKPVHQRKAYQNSYIAPELLDGTGKPSVESDIYALAFLIKGVYIILGNIGNIDANVKCALAKLPKSRPPISVLKVAFSVDN; this is encoded by the coding sequence ATGGAGTCTGTCAGTAATAAAAAGCGAAAACGTTCGCTCGAGCAAAAGTTGAACAGCGAGCGAAATGATTATTACAAGAAGCTAAGAAAAGAgcaaaagaagaagaggaaaaagcGAAGGAATGGTTCACAAAAGCAACCAGAAGCACCAGCAATCAAAAGAAACACAGAAAGACAGAAAGAAACACAGCTACCAGAGGCAGCAAGGAACGAACCAAAAAAGGTCGAATTAGCAGAGCGATCAAAGACTGTCACAGCAACAAACGAGGCAAGGAAGGACGAACTAGCAGAACGACCAGAGACAGCAAGCAAGGAAGTGAAGAAGAATGAAGCAGTAAACTACTGGCCTCGTCAGTTAATTGTAAGAAAAGATGAGTCTTCGAGGGGGAAATTGATATTATCGGCGGCCTTGAAAGTTAACACAGAAACCAACAAGACGAGGACAGAAACAACTAAGAAGAGACGTCTAGCTCAAGCTCCACGAAGCGAGAAAAAGTTCCTAAGCGATACTGATGTGACGGAGTTGACAAATGTGAAACGTGTCGCTGGGGCAAAGCCACTCGGGAGTGGAACGTTTGGAACTTGTTATCCAGGCACCTTTCGTCAATATCGAGTGGTTATCAAAGAATATAAGGCTAGAACCCACATGAACGGGGAACACGACAGTTTGGAGCGGTTAAGGCGAGCAGCAAGACACGAGGCGCGTGTTATAAAACAACTAGGCGACCACCCAGGGATTCCTTGGCTGTTCGGTGTATGCACCGCAAAAATGCCTGTCAGCATTGTCATGAAGTTTCACAACGATGGCGAAGAAAGTGTGACAATCTACAAAGCGGCAAAAGACAAGAAAGTGGCAGAAGCAAAGAAATGGAACGgcatatttttggaaacttCGGAAGCTTTGGAACATATTCATAATTGTGGGTATGCTCACAACGATCTAAAGAGTAACAACGTGGTATTAGAAAAGAGGGAGGACCAGCAGCTGCACCCTGTTATAATAGATTTTGGTAACAGTGTGCTGTTAAAGAAGGCAAAATCTCCCGTTGCCAAACCGGTACATCAAAGGAAAGCTTACCAGAACTCTTATATTGCCCCTGAACTATTAGACGGAACAGGAAAGCCGTCTGTTGAGAGCGATATTTACGCGTTAGCTTTTTTGATCAAAGGTGTTTACATTATTCTTGGAAATATTGGAAATATTGATGCTAACGTAAAATGTGCTTTGGCAAAGTTACCTAAAAGTAGACCGCCGATCTCAGTTTTAAAAGTGGCCTTTAGCGTTGACAATTAA
- the LOC140926132 gene encoding uncharacterized protein — protein sequence MHNLFLGTSKHVFKLWDKQGIIGKKEMKLLEKRIEEMDVPSDIGRLPKKISSNYGSYTAEQWKNWTVIYSMYALKGVIADKHLQCWQTFVLACRYLCKSTISFVDLQKADLLLLKFCKQFEKLYGKKAITPNMHLHCHLKDIIIDHGPVYSFWCFSFERYNGIMGNIFTNKRSLELQLMRKLMVQRFLDNTKLPSHYQEDFLGLLHSPDASESSITQSDSCTLSNMSTIIPVTHANWSDLSNIILPSSYKVRSLESDEQLSLWTVYKSLYTEQVIERNSLAETVKTYSSVTLGNLFYGSKSDCRSLRSARIYASWAMADQDKINLERFYLLAGHVLFYLSHSIKLNGKYVKHVFASVMWYRPDDHSDQFGNPTKTFKLNEFLAYGPSSFLPVQRIYCRAAAAETLVGGEKKIVTVPLDRYQVLA from the coding sequence ATGCATAACCTGTTTTTAGGAACATCTAAACATGTTTTTAAGCTATGGGACAAACAAGGAATCATTGGGAAGAAGGAAATGAAGTTACTTGAGAAGCGCATCGAGGAGATGGATGTTCCAAGTGACATTGGACGGTTGCCCAAGAAAATTTCCTCAAACTATGGCTCTTATACTGCAGAACAGTGGAAAAACTGGACTGTAATATATTCTATGTATGCACTCAAAGGGGTAATTGCAGATAAACATCTTCAGTGTTGGCAGACCTTTGTTTTGGCTTGCAGATATTTGTGCAAAAGCACTATCTCTTTTGTAGATTTACAGAAAGCTGACTTGCTCCTCTTAAAATTCTGtaaacaatttgaaaaattgTATGGAAAAAAAGCCATCACCCCAAACATGCATCTGCACTGCCATCTGAAAGACATCATAATTGACCATGGCCCAGTATACAGTTTCTGGTGTTTCAGTTTTGAAAGGTACAATGGCATTATGGGAAATATTTTTACTAACAAGAGATCCCTTGAACTCCAGCTTATGAGGAAGCTAATGGTTCAACGTTtccttgacaacacaaagcttCCATCACATTACCAAGAAGACTTTCTTGGCTTGTTGCACAGTCCTGATGCATCTGAAAGTTCTATCACTCAATCAGATTCATGCACCCTATCTAATATGTCAACAATCATTCCTGTAACTCATGCAAACTGGTCTGACCTTTCTAATATTATTCTGCCATCAAGTTACAAAGTTAGAAGTCTTGAAAGTGATGAACAACTCTCACTATGGACTGTTTACAAGAGTCTCTATACAGAACAGGTAATTGAGAGGAATTCTTTGGCTGAAACCGTCAAAACATATTCATCAGTGACTTTGGGAAACCTGTTTTATGGTTCAAAGAGTGACTGCCGTTCTTTGCGCTCAGCCAGAATCTATGCCTCATGGGCAATGGCAGATCAGGATAAAATAAACCTCGAACGATTTTATCTTCTTGCTGGTCATGTTCTGTTTTATTTGTCTCATTCTATTAAGTTGAATGGGAAGTATGTGAAACATGTTTTTGCCTCTGTTATGTGGTATAGACCTGATGACCATTCTGATCAGTTTGGAAATCCAACCAAGACCTTTAAACTCAATGAGTTCTTGGCTTATGGTCCATCTAGTTTCCTACCAGTGCAGAGGATTTATTGTAGAGCTGCAGCGGCAGAAACACTAGTGGggggagaaaagaaaattgtcacTGTACCTCTTGATCGCTACCAGGTATTGGCCTGA
- the LOC140926133 gene encoding uncharacterized protein: MESSEGKDYIYCPHCNENVSRSTYRRHQLMSVKRKREARSSSSDSDSSESSELDPPNSSLGSFDIESAYEGDDCDENVAPVYSSSKQGGMAEDNWDINNGMEDDKGNTSIEDITDSDVNPDSGESELSNNSENESSDDDSDSDGAENWDGILAEEFNRDIPKATPLPEPHRKKSRLQKVNSLVFWLVYFLLIWQASCKISDNGLVWLLQFLFKFLKILGVTISNEFLADLISVLPTSLYLLRQFINLDRDYFTKYVVCPKCTKLYSYDSCLKMEAGNRIVGRTCSNTFMTRGRRKSCNAQLVRRVKLKDGKVQFYPIYYYCYSSIIEELERLLQRKGIPESCEEWRNQPQREGILSDVYSGKIWKDFQKYKGHDFLSLPRNYGLMLNFDFFQPIKHRKDYSVGVLYLVVLNLPRHLRFKWENVIVVGIVPSLDKEPKTLNEFLVPAVDELKALWRGVPLKTSLSSISLKFRAALLSIAADVPAARKLCGFKGHSAHRGCSRCLKVFPGGFGEKKDYSGP, encoded by the exons ATGGAGAGCAGTGAAGGGAAAGACTATATTTACTGTCCTCATTGTAATGAAAACGTCTCCAGATCTACCTATCGAAGGCACCAGTTAATGTCCGTTAAAAGAAAACGAGAAGCAAGGAGTAGCTCATCGGACTCTGACTCCTCAGAATCTTCAGAGCTCGATCCACCGAACTCTTCTCTGGGATCTTTCGATATCGAGAGCG CTTATGAAGGTGATGACTGTGATGAAAATGTGGCACCAGTTTATTCATCATCAAAGCAAGGAGGAATGGCAGAAGACAACTGGGACATTAACAATGGCATG GAGGATGATAAAGGCAATACCAGCATTGAAGATATAACTGACAGTGATGTAAACCCAGACAGTGGTGAAAGTGAGCTCAGTAATAACAGTGAGAATGAAAGTAGTGATGATGACAGTGACAGTGATGGAGCAGAGAACTGGGATGGTATTCTAGCAGAGGAATTTAACAGAGATATCCCAAAAGCAACACCTTTACCTGAGCCTCACAGGAAGAAAAGCAGATTGCAGAAGGTTAATTCTTTGGTGTTTTGGCTGGTatactttcttttaatttggcAAGCTTCGTGCAAGATTAGTGACAATGGCTTGGTGTGGCTGCTCCAGTTTCTTTTTAAGTTTCTTAAGATCCTTGGAGTTACAATTTCTAATGAATTTTTAGCTGATCTCATCAGTGTCCTACCTACTTCATTGTATCTGCTTCGCCAATTTATTAACCTAGACAGAGATTATTTCACAAAGTATGTTGTTTGCCCAAAGTGCACAAAGCTCTATAGCTATGATTCTTGCCTGAAAATGGAAGCTGGCAACAGAATTGTAGGCCGGACGTGTTCCAATACTTTCATGACAAGAGGGCGAAGAAAATCCTGCAATGCACAGCTAGTAAGGCGAGTAAAACTGAAAGATGGCAAAGTGCAATTTTATCCTATTTACTACTACTGCTACAGTAGCATAATCGAAGAACTTGAACGGTTACTCCAGCGGAAAGGGATACCAGAGAGTTGTGAAGAGTGGAGGAATCAGCCACAAAGAGAAGGAATACTTTCAGATGTGTACAGTGGCAAAATCTGGAAAGACTTCCAGAAATACAAAGGACATGATTTCTTAAGTCTTCCCAGAAATTATGGATTAATgctaaattttgatttttttcaaccCATCAAACATCGCAAGGATTACTCGGTAGGTGTTCTTTATCTTGTGGTTTTAAACTTGCCAAGACACCTACGTTTTAAGTGGGAGAATGTTATTGTAGTGGGAATTGTCCCCTCTTTAGACAAGGAACCAAAAACATTAAATGAATTTTTAGTTCCAGCTGTGGATGAGCTTAAAGCTTTGTGGAGAGGCGTGCCTCTAAAAACAAGTCTAAGCTCCATCTCTCTTAAGTTCCGTGCAGCTTTGCTGAGTATAGCAGCTGATGTCCCGGCAGCCCGCAAGCTGTGTGGTTTTAAAGGACATAGTGCTCATCGTGGATGTTCCCGCTGCTTAAAAGTGTTCCCTGGTGGGTTTGGTGAGAAAAAGGATTATTCTGG ACCTTGA
- the LOC140926953 gene encoding uncharacterized protein, with protein MAEISDERVLLLERTLQKNKEVIEENQKLRDELKARGEEHNKVLSEVLNKLKDIEENQKTGNRGHAAQPLQKRKKKQIQVPSTCRRTLRKVFATLSEKNDFAGFHLNESVNSPHNVEILKRVREEVFHYVGGKEHCLWSDAQIDESFRRYFLTRLETKQKKANGMYELHKQKCRRQGRKREKMTRRTLALESVKKWDAGTKGRIAEILAEPYMSSEESGEEEGSKVYVIKTIPWESELLKKRKRKLDKRYLKTVSKRSQQRAVKRVRREEVRSSVPKPEDCPDWACV; from the exons ATGGCAGAAATATCTGACGAACGCGTCCTTCTTCTGGAGCggactttacaaaaaaacaaagaagtgataGAAGAAAATCAGAAGCTGCGAGACGAGCTGAAAGCGAGAGGCGAAGAACACAACAAAGTCCTCAGCGAGGTTCTGAATAAGCTCAAAGACATCGAAGAGAACCAGAAAACTGGAAATCGTGGGCATGCCGCACAGCCCCTACAGAAacgtaaaaaaaagcaaatccAGGTTCCTTCAACTTGTCGG cGTACCTTGCGTAAAGTGTTTGCAACACTTtcagaaaagaatgattttgcTGGCTTTCATCTTAATGAGAG CGTAAACTCTCCACACAATGTTGAAATTTTGAAGCGAGTCAGAGAGGAAGTTTTCCATTATGTTGGAGGAAAAGAGCACTGTTTATGGTCAGATGCCCAGATTGATG AGTCTTTTAGGCGATACTTTTTAACCAGGcttgaaacaaagcaaaagaaggCCAATGGAATGTATGAACTCCATAAACAGAAGTGTCGGAGACAGGGAAGGAAGAGAGAG AAAATGACCAGACGGACATTAGCTTTAGAAAGTGTCAAGAAGTGGGATGCTGGTACAAAGGGAAGAATAGCAGAAATATTAGCTGAGCCATACATGTCCTCTGAAGAGTCAGGGGAGGAAGAAGGCTCGAAGGTATATGTTATTAAAACTATACCTTGGGAAAGTGAACTgctcaaaaagagaaaaaggaagttGGACAAAAGATACCTCAAAACAGTCAGCAAACGCTCTCAGCAGAGAGCAGTGAAGCGTGTTAGGAGAGAGGAGGTGCGTTCTTCTGTGCCTAAACCCGAAGATTGCCCTGACTGGGCATGTGTTTAG